Sequence from the Strix uralensis isolate ZFMK-TIS-50842 chromosome 1, bStrUra1, whole genome shotgun sequence genome:
CTGCCAGGCCAATCAAACCGTGGGTACTGCTTCAGGGGCACAGCGCCAACTTGGGGGTCACGTCAGGCAAAACTGCCATGTACAAACACCAGCATGTTGGTCTATGGACATTTGGGGAGGGTTAACGATGTCCCCACGTACAGCAAAGGTGACCACCCACAGTCAGACGAGTCAGGGGAGCATCTGAAGAGGTGAGCTGGCACAGATCCATTCAGCCTCGGCTGCTGCTCTGTCTGTCACTGAACTTTATAAGATGTCCGCTTCCTCAGCCCACGGCTGCGCACGCAGCCCAGCGCACGGGTGGAAACGCAGAAGAGTGCGCACGCAGCCCAGCACGCAGTTGCACATGCACACAGTTGCACACGCagagctgcaggcacagcccagcAAGCACACACACAGGGAACTGTGTTTCCTCTCTCCCCCCACTTCACACCCAGCCATACTTCAAACCCTGCTTCCTTTTTATTCAAGGTGGTTAAATCTGCTGAAGACAGGGCAGCATAGCCAACCAATCATCTCTGACATCCTTCCCCCCTGACTCCAACCCACAGTGCTTTCAGCAGCTGTTGCTCTGTGCCAGGCTGTGCTAAGGGACACGTTTCTGGGAAGTCTCCTCCCATGCGTGTCCAGTGGGCTCTGTGCCAGCCTGTTTCTGGGTACGGCGTTCCCCAGGATTACTTTTCCTCTCTGCCCTAGggaacaggaaaaatgaaagtgCCTGCAGACTACCAGCTAAAGCATTCTGGCCTAGGCTATGAAAAGTCACGGGGAGTAGTAAAAGCAAACAAGTCTGTGCTTCCTACGGGGACCTGCTACAGCTGAAGGCAATTCCAACACAAGGTATCAGGCAGCAATGTAATCATGGGCGCTTACCGTACGGATCATCCCTGGTGGTGATGCCCATCAGTTCTGACGTCTTCGGCACGCTGCTGTCTACTGCTGGCACTTGAAGCGGCTGGTCGGCCTGCTCCTGCTTCTTCTGTAAGTATTTCCTACAGTCCTCCTCTGCAAAAACACACAACCAATGCAAGAGGCTTTACACTGCTGGGGTTCTTTAAAACAGGAACAGCTATTTCATGGATCAGGGATATCAGAAGGAAACCCCCTGTCTAGTTTTTTTGGTACCTACAatttctctcacccctttttgaACCTCTTGATACTGGCTCTACCACCTCCTCTAGCAATTAATTCCTGAAGCTCGCTCTTGCTTTTTAAACACTTTATTCATTTTAAACCATCTCCTATAATTCTTAGTTCTAGTATATCCCAGTATACTTTCAACAGATGCATCATGTACATAAAGGTCTCAGCTCTACTGTCTGCTCTCACTGTTATGCACttcagagtatttaaaaacataaaataattggTGGGGATTCTCCATTAGAAGTCTTCATATTAGCTTTTACTAATAAATGTAGACACACACTAGCTTGTTCACACCACCGCCCTATCGCCAGCCAGAACTGCATGTAAAATTCTAAGGAGCCCCTAAAACAAGCTTTATATCGTGCaagagtgtcctggtttaaccaggatagggttaagtttccccagcagtgggggggagctctagccgggttattcagataccatgtggacgtcacatcctggcaggtcacattttcctggcgcgggagcgcggtgcactcgtggttttgtacatcgtgcttcaaacttctgtatttggtagctattttgctctgttcattgctatcactattactgttattgttattgttgttgtttgttgtgttgctattgcattgttgtattaaacctttccttatttcagtcttggggctttgtatttcactccctttgtgggggaggggcagcggccgcgtggtctcagaccccggcagaggctaaaccaccacaaagagCTAGTGGAGATCCTCTTTATCTCAGGCAGAGAGGGTGTGTACCTCCCCTCTGGGATAACTGAAGGGCAAGCAGGCCTGTCATCTTCACTGCTGTGAACTTCCCAAACAGGACAGTGATGGACACAGATCTATTATaaacagattttgtttaaaaatgaatgatAAATCTCAATGTTAAGTCTGTGGAGAAGTGACAAGAAACCTTGCAGCCTCTGCCACTCTGCAATATGCAATCACAGAAGAACTTGAAAGTAAAAGGAGATTTGAAAACAGGAATTAACAAAAATATGAAACTCCCTAGAGACTTCTCCTTTacttaagattttaaaaaaacccaacaagtatCAATCAGAAAAGTACTGATCACTCAGAGAGTTAGGCTGGCACAGCTAGAGATCACTGGTACCATGGCAGTAGCAGAGTAAAGGATTTCCTGGCAGTGCAGGATGAGGGTAGGAGCCCAGTAAGCGCTGCTGTAGTACAGCCCTCATTGGTAACGAGCAGGTCTGCAGGCAGCCCAGCTCCTGAGGCCTCATCCTCTGCTTCTATCTCATAGTTTTGCATCTCGTGACTGGATTATCCCCAATCTAATAAAGAGTCAGATCTGATCAAAGCTTTTCCTGAGGCTGTGGCATTCCCAGTctgcctctttcctcctcctttctccccagaCCTGCAGTGGAGAGAAGACTCAGCTGCATTCTTTACCAGGCAGAAAGTTCAGATTTCAGGTCTTTCCTTACTTAAGCACAGCCTCGTGTCCCACCTCTCTGCTAGCTGACTGTTGCCGTGAGGTGTGCACATTTCGTGTCAGGTCAGTCAGTGTCTTTGAAATCACGATTAAAGGCACTTTGAATTGACCAGCGGGTTCAGAGGTTCCACGGGAAGAACTGGCACACAGGCACCACCTTCCATGTGCCTTGGTCCCCTAGGTAGCCAGGTTCACAACCCAAAATATTGCTGAATAGGCAAGAACAGGCAATTATTTAAAGGCATACTAATACTAGTGCTCAATATAGAAATGTTCATTTTAAGCGTATTTCCTCCATGTCTTCTCTTCTTGCTTCTCCCAGCTGCAAAAGTGGCATCTATGATGCCCTGCCCTGCGTTTTTCTAGACTGGTGCCCAGAGCTCATCACCCCACTACTCATGGCTGCCACACATTCTCATTAACACAAGCATTCTCCCGATTCATGTAGTCAAGCCTACACACAGACTTCTGATGGCATCATGCTGTGACCCCAGACCCCATTTATCCCTACAGGATAAACCTGAGAGCTGGGCaaagctttcaaaacaaaacaccGGAGCCTCATGGTTTTATTACAAGTTCAAACCTGGGACCATATCACACTGAAACTGCCAGTAGGCCCAGCAAACCTGCAGGGATGAAAGACATTCACTAATCTGGCATGGATTAGTCCCCAGATGGAAACAATGCCTGACTGTACAGGTTAACGAGAGCGACCGAGGGTCAGAGATGACTTTGCAGGCCCATAAAGAAAAAGGATGCAAACCAATACAACGAAGTAGCAAAAAGCTCCTCCAAGCTAAGCTGTCTCGCTCCACCCAGCATCTAACTAACACAGTGCGGGCTTTACATTCCTCCAATGGTCAAACAAAAGCCTGAGGTattggagagaaaaaataaaaacatgacacCTAAAGTGCAAAATGATTAGCACgatgagaagagagagaaaacagactCAGTAACCGTTAAGCAGGAAAGTAGAACTTTTATAACAGGTCAGGAGGAAACAAAAATCATTGAATTTCATCAGGGAAGAGTTAGCACAAACGTACCAAACCAAGTGACTTCACATCCCTAAAGATGACTGTACAACAAAATAAGCTGCTGAGAAAGATCACAGTTAGGGCAGACCTGCTGGGATGGAAAAGCTGCATCCTGCAAGTGTCTGTACTCCAGACAGCGAAACAGAGGAGCTGCTGAGACAGCCCCACTGTACAGAGTGGCCAAAAGCTGAACTATTCAAGGCCGCAGGAGACACCAATTTTTAGCATTCTAAGCATAGCCAGCAATGGAGCATACAATGAGAAGACAGGGAACTGGTTCTGCAGTAGAAACCACAAACCAAACATGTCCTCTGGAGCTGCACAGCGCCAACGAGTTGCGTTTAACGGGGATCCTGTGTCCCAAAGGAGCTTGGCTCATTTGCCCACACAAAGGCATAAGGTGTCACTTGAGAGACCCCAGAGTGTCCAAGACATCTGTTAGCATGGTATGCCACTGGATGTACAAATGACCTGTGTCCATCAGGAGGTAGAGGCCGTGTGAGATATCCTGACGCCTCTCAAATGACTTGAGATGTGAGCAGCCGAATAGTGCCCCAGATCTGCACCTCCTATGATGAAAGCACAGACTGCAGAAACCTCAATACTGAGTTTTCTGAATCTGAACTGAACCCCACTGCACGAGTCCTAATGGCATACACAAAGATGCCCTTGGCAACAGGAAATACTGTGCATAAGAGTGCACGCAACTGtccatttcctttcctcttatGAGGATAAGTATCTCCAACTTCTGCAAGAGCTCAGAGTGCTAGCATGAGGTAACAGGCCCTGGCTGCAATCCTCAGCCAAAAGTAATAGGATAGGAATGGCCATGCTGGGTCAAGGCTGAGGGTCCATCTACACTAGtatcctgtctccagcagtggtTAAAAACAGATGCCTAGGggagaacataaaaataaaataagtgtACAGTGATATTTTCCTACAATAATATATCTTTTAGGTATAATCTACAATCTATTTTCATAATCTATCTTTTGGACAATTTGCAGTTAAGGAATTTCCTGAGCCAGAGGCAATATTTTTGTGTTGAATAGCCCTCAGCGGGTTTTTCTTCCAAGAATTTATCTGTCTCCTCTTATCAGCGTGACCCACCGCCAGGCTAAACTTGTGACTTTCCTGAAACTCAAGTTCCTCCCACTCATTCTGCTGTTGTCTATTCAGGCTCTGACAAAGACTGGCCACCACATTCCCTTCCAGGGGTCCAGCTCCTCAATTCAGAGCTGGAAGAAGCCTCGGTGATGCCAATGTTTCTGTGAAGCCCCAGCTCTCTAGCACAGCTGGAAGCTTCTGCTATTTGTTATGAACCTCTGATCAGTGGATCATGAAGCACACTGAATTTTTTGTCTTTCCCAACACTGAGTCTTCAGAGTGTGTTCTTGAGTAGGAAGAACTACAGGCATATGGGAAAGTCCTCCATTGCTCAGGAGGACATTGGTCAGGTTGTCTACATAGATGAATTTCTACATCTTCACTTATCTCCATGAGTAACAGGAAGTGagatttattatttcttcatCACTAACCCAGTAAGCTCTATTATACAACACAGGACTTCAATGGAGTCTCTGGCTTTGGGAATCCTTTGGCAATGAATTTTCCCTTCTGATGACAGCTGGCTTCCCTCTGAAATTCTGTGATCATGAAGAATATGAAGAGTCTACAAAGAACAGGTCTTCAAAACAGTACTACGATCTGCATACTTCTCACTGACCTATgtcaatttttttcagtttgcaagaaaatttttttcccttccattatGTGGTTCCACACACTCCTCATCTCTCCCTGCAAATACCTTCCCATCACACTAGAACTGCACGTCATCATTTTCACAGTCCAGTGTCTGTGCAACCTGTCTCCTGGCTGACCTGGCCCAATGTGTCCTCTGACACACAGAAACTTTATTAAGACTGGGCTCTAGATTACTTTCAAGGGCTCATGGTTAGCAGAAATACAGTGtgcttctcccttctctcccgGAAGCTATGCGAGGCTGCTATGAAAACACCGAGGAGGTCACTCCACAGTCTGGCGAGGGCCTTCCTGCTTGCGTGGGATTTTTTCTTAACATCACCTCCCCGGACAGAGCAGCAAAACCCAACACCAGCagcatcccctccctccctccctgcctgcctccccggCATCAAGGAAGCACCGCGCTTAGCTGGGCCCCGCTATCGCAGAGGGCGGCAGGAGCCGCACGCAGCGCTCCCAGGACAGCCCGGGGCCCCGCCAAAGACACGGCCTCCCCGCGCCGGCCCACAGCGGCGCCGCAGAGGTAGGGCCAGGCTCGGCCCCGCAGACACCCGGGCCTGTGGCAGGCCCTGGCCGCCTGAGGGGCCACCGCTCCGCCGGCCTCCCCGGCACCTCCCGGCCCGGGCGCGGAGGGCTccccgctgccggggccggcggcgcgggtCGGGTCGGGTCGGGTCGGGtcggggcgggcgggccccgcTGAGGGCAGGGGCCGCCCAGGGGGCCGGGGGTGCCTCACCCACGCTGTCGGTCAGGTCGAGGAGCACGTCGTGGCGGCCCAGGCGGCGCAGGAGGTCGAGGAGGCGGCCGACGGTGGCGCCGCCGGGGCAGCGGCACTGCCAGTCCTCCAGCAGCGCGGCGGTGGGGTCGGGCCGCGCCTCCAGCCGCCGGATCTCCAGGTACTCGCAGCCCAGCTCCTCCGCCAGCGCCGTCCAgtcggcggccgccgccgcccgcgggtTGAGGTAGAGGCCGAGGCGGCGCCGCACGCCGTAGTTCAGCGCCACCATGGGCATAGCGTGGAGGTCGGGCCGCGACGCgacggggccggggccggggccggggctcgccGGCGCCGTGGCCATGGCTCTGGCGACTCCCGCGGCCCTTTCGCTTCCCGCCTCGccccgcctcgccgccgcccgccctcccccggccgccgccgccgccgggcgctgcccgccctCCCCTGCAGGGTGCGCGGCGGCCGCGCGTTTCCCGCCGCCTGGCTGGAGGCCGCGCTGCCTCGGAAGGAGGCGAACGGCGCTGGGCCATCGCCCTCTCCTTCGGCTCCGCTCCGGCCGCGGGCAGCCTCGGACGGGAACGCGCGGGACCCGTGCTGTGTCGGGGGAGACGCTTCTGCCATGCAGGGAACAGTGCTGTCCCTAACGCTGttctccccttttcccccccgAAATCACCTCAGGATGGCTACATTCCCGTCCAGCCCCCTAATACGACAAACGGTGGGATTATGAACATGGCCCCGACAGGGCAGGTGTTCAAAATCACTTGGTTTGTCTCCTTTAGGGTAGAACTCGCTTTTGTGTTCAGCAGCAGTTCTTCTCTCAGTCCAGTCCTGAGCCTGTCTACCCAAGTCAGTGTTGAAAGAGATTTAACAGAAGTTACAAAAGGGGCCCAAACAGATCCCTAGTGGTAGTAAATCCAGAGCCATATCCCATCTACTGAGAGAGGGCTGCTTTGGGGATTGAGGAGTTCAAACCTGGGCTGTCCGTCTGGTGACAATGTTCCACGACAGCACAGATAGAGCTACCTCCAGATTCCCAAACTCTTCAAGCAAGCACAACATTCTGCATAAAACCAAAATGCTTAAAGTGGCCAGGGAACCATTTTAGCCAGTTTTTAGTGCTAAgtacaaaatacagttttcagctGTGAACTGAACAGTTTCCAGCTTCCAGGCTGGCACCAAAAGCAACCTGGGCACTGCAAGGACTCCAGGGCTGTTTTCAAGAGGAATTTAGTGTTTCTCCAAAGTACTGTAGGAGACACAGTAAAAAACCGTCCTCTGAAGTCTTGCTCTGTCTATGGATCTCTGTGGAAATGAGCAAGATAAAATATTCCAGTAGCAAAACTTTTAATTGCACAATGAGTGGTagttttaaagctttaaaacatgaaaaattagcATAAGAAAGTTCACTAGAAAGAGTTCTGACTGAACAGCTGCCAAATAAACCATCTGCTCCAGTTTGTAAAGAGAGAAGTTTAGCTGTGACAGCTGTAAGCACCAGCGGAAGGcaaaaggcactggaaaagtagCCACACCTCCTCCAAACAGAAAGGCCACGCCATTTTGGTTAATTAATATTAGTTGGGCAGCCCCTTGCAACCAAAGGACTTTACAGAGTTGAGAGTGATACAGTGTCCATGGGGGTGAGACCCTCAGCGCCGAAGGGCAGCCAGTCCTGGAGAGCGACAGGCGAACCGCCTCGGAGCTCACAGCAGCAGCCTAAGCACTGAAGTGAAAACACGAGATCCCATCACCACAAGCAGTGCTAATCCACAACCTCCAAATACCCACCTCCAGCTCGTGTCCCTGGGAACGCTGAAGAGGCAGATCCCTAGTTGCTCTGCTGTGGCCAGACTTCTACGCTGGCTTGGTTCAAGGAGATTAACTGTTACCCTGGCATCTTCAGTAGCGTAAGCTCACATGGAGCGCTTCTCCAGCACGCACCTGGACAGCCTTCACCATAGATCTTTCTTGTGAGGAAAGTAAAAATCTATCCCCCTGTCCTTGTGCTGCATTGGCATGTGTGCAGGTCCTCCCCTGCCCCTGGGATAGGGACTTCTTCCCTGCTGCAAGTGACAGATGAACAGTGAGATACTGACTGATGCTGCAGAGTAAATCTGATCGCAAAGCAGCCTTGACATGCAGAAAAATGTGCACATGGCATTTCTACCCCCAAGTTCACAAAAAGGAGGGGAGGCCTGACAGGTACAGCTCTAGGCTTGGACTTAGGAAACTAGGGTTTCTGGTAAGGTGTGCGCATgtattttcaaaggtattttgaTACTCAGTTTGGGGGTGATAGGAGGGGAGGCTCTTCCCCAGGTCTCATTAACATTGGGCCAACGGTTCCTCCCAgtagtattttaatttcatgagCACAGTGTGGCAGTGGAGCCGCACAGAACCCCAGGCGAGCTGGAGAGTTGAGAAACCAGTGTCTCACCGAGGGGCTCCTCCACAAGGTCCTTTCTCAGATCTCAAATGCAGTCTTAAGCAGAAGGGTAATAATCCAGGCCCTTCAACAGCATGGCTGAGAGCAGAAGGCTTTGCTTCTGCAAAACTTTCCACTCATGGCAAAGGAATCTGGCCTGAGAAGTTTGGTACTGCACCTTGGGATTAAAACCCTAAATGAAGACATGCTTCATTCTTCATTGAACATCATATGACAACTACATTTGAGCCTTCACAAAGTATCCTTActtgggaggaggcagggaggatgCATGGGGGAAGACAAAATGCTGAAAACCCCTTGAAATACACAACTGTCAGTTACatctatttccttctttccttgcaGCTTCACCATCACTGGCCCCACCCAGACCTACAGAGCACTCTCCTTCCATAGTCACCTCCTCCAAGAACAGCAGCCCAGTCAAGATGCAAGTCTTGATGTGTCGCAGGATCCACGTCTTAATCTGTGCCCATTCTAAAGGGCAGATACATCCAAAAAGCAAAAGTGCAAGGACCAGTCCCCATATTTACTGGTCTGGCTGACTCCAGTTTGGATGCATTCTGGCATGATAGGAGTTCCACCTCATGAACAGAGTGGAAACTGAGCATCAGCCTTGGCTCCCTCCTGTCTGTCTGCATCGGGGGGTGGTTAGGCCAGTGGAGGCCTTCAGAGATACCCCATCCCTCTGCTCATATCTGGCACTATGTATCCAGAAGAAAACCTGAGCAAGAAAAGCTACCTAGAAAATAGTAAACAAAAAACAGACCTGGCACAGTTTATATCCATTTGATGTAGGGTGGCTTTGTCAAGACTATTTTGTGACAGTCCTTAGCACATGGTTCCCTCAAACTGTTCTCGAACAAGGTTCTGGAATGTGTTTGTTGGCCCTGGCAAAATAGTGCTGGGGAATACACTAACAGTGTAACTGGCTGGCTGAGAGGAGGTCCGTACTTGGGCTTGTGCCTCAGATCTATTTAGTTTAGTAAGACAGACACAGCTAAATAACCCTGGCTGCACAGTCCCTGTGCAGGGCTGGACCACCTTCTGCCGTGAGGTAACGTGACTTTGCATGAAATCAATTTTTCCCCTTTATACCTGAGGAAGAAGAGCAGAATTCACAGCCAGTCCTACAGATGCAGGGCAGCTGCCTAGAGCCCTCCGAATGCCATCCAAACCTCCCCAGTATTGACGGGCTTCTGGTTGATGTGTCGGCTCCACTCTGGGGCTGTCACAAGCGGTTGTGTGTAGGTCTCACCTAGTTACTCCTGCCTGGGAGAGAGCAGCACTCAGTGCCCAGGGGGTGCGAGTATCTTCTCCCTTTATGCCCTGTAGTTCTGAGACTATAGCCAGACATAGTCGCCCTGCAAACAGAACCAACAGGACAGGATCCATTCAGTAACAATCTCTAAGTGCTTCCCAGCACGGGTCTTTCTTAACAAGAAAGAAAGAACCTCAATTTCCAGGTAAAGAAGCTGGTGTACTACAGCATCAGTTACCTCTGTCAAGTCTTAGACCCTCCTGCTAAACTCTCTACCCAGAATTAGTGCCTAAACACAGAGACCTGGACAGAGActcttctcccaggctcacctgcaGACAGAGGAGGGAGACAGGTGCTTTTTTGGTACAGGTCACCTGCCCTATTTAGGACATAAGGTGATGAAGTCACTCCCAagaagtcctttttttctttccagtgactGTGAAGAAAACTAGGGTGACTAGCTCAGCTGCACACCCTTTTACTTGCCCCCCTGCCCCCGAGTCTCCCATTAACTTTACTGCTGTGTCCCCTACTAGGACTAATTTCTGTTTCCTTACTAAGTCCTGCCAGCTATGGTGCTGAAAGGCAACAGCACAGCTTGCCATGAAGCTAAGGAATAGGGTGGAAATGGGTGATCCAGTATGTGAACACTGGCTAAGC
This genomic interval carries:
- the MYD88 gene encoding myeloid differentiation primary response protein MyD88, yielding MATAPASPGPGPGPVASRPDLHAMPMVALNYGVRRRLGLYLNPRAAAAADWTALAEELGCEYLEIRRLEARPDPTAALLEDWQCRCPGGATVGRLLDLLRRLGRHDVLLDLTDSVEEDCRKYLQKKQEQADQPLQVPAVDSSVPKTSELMGITTRDDPYGNTAEMFDAFICYCQKDLQFVQEMIRELEQTEFKLKLCVFDRDVLPGTCVWSISGELIERRCRRMVVVISDDYLESNECDFQTKFALSLSPGARLKRLIPVKCKTMKNEFPSILRFITICDYTNPCTKKWFWMRLAKSLMLP